The Venturia canescens isolate UGA chromosome 7, ASM1945775v1, whole genome shotgun sequence genome segment TAACCACCTTAGTagcaaatattattttcatggAAGCTCATAGGTTGACAGTAGGAGAAAAAGCGCTTGAATTTCAAGTAACAAAAGTAGTGAGATGTCAAATTAAGTTACCAAGATTATTGATCGTAAAAAAGCGTTGCTTTCCATCGACCGTTTCTGTGAAAACGTCCGGAAAGCCTTTGCCCCAACCGATTTTATAGCctcgaattttgattttgtctTCTTTGGGAGGATTCCACGAGACGGAAATCGAGTCGGCATTTGCTTTCGCTGTTAAAAGATATTTTACAAgtttttaattgaaggattatttagCTCTTGAGGAATTccacaattattattaattttatccCATGCgagtattgaaataaaaaatgtcgctTATTACTTCGTATTATGACTGGAGCGTGCGGCACTATGGACTCGTCGAGATCATTTTCGTAAGTCTCGATGCTCATCCAATCGGTCCAAGGTGATGTACCGTTTACATTGAGAGCGCACATTCTCACGTGATAATCGCCATGTTTTTCGAGACCACTAAGAGTGTACTCTCGTTGATTGCCTTCTGTCGTTATGGTGTTTGTGTGAAAACGTCGATCCTGACGTCGATACCGAATTTTGTAGCCTGTTATTATACCATTCTGTCCTTCCAACGGTGGTTCCCAACGGATAATTATactctataaaaaaataatattcatctTGTCACAGAAGAATAACAATTGAGCAGACTTACTAACGTTGAATACCGAGCATAGCGACAGCTGTCAATTGGATGATCAACTACAgagtttttgaataaatttttataaaattcagcTTTTATGTTCAGGCtattttctgaataaaaaaaaaacgtttttttgtaaaaaccgGAACTTCTTTGGGGAAAATTCTCCAAGTGCAAAATCCATGTCATATTCATACTTTTACTCTCCCGAACTGGAGCGAAATATTCTGACATTCGTGTTTCCAACGCGAGCACAGCCGTTCTGTCGTTAAACAAgagaattcattttcattcgaggATCTTCGCTTGATTTAACTCACCGTTGAGCTGGCAGTTTCGAGAGTGACATTGTGAGGTGGATGGGAAGGAGGTGCGCTGAATGTTCTCACTGTAATTTCACCGCTGGGCGCACCTGGGCCATTTTCGTTAACAGCCTGCAGCCATATACTGTAATCGGTGTAAGGCACCAATTCGATCAACTCGAAATTCGTGCTCGTGGTTTCTAGTGTCTTTTCATTCTCATCGCTCtaaaaatcgaacgaaaaatcgtACAGTCGGAATACACAATAAAACGAACAATAATATAAAAACAGACATTTTTTATGCCCTTTTTTCGAcctgaatgaaatttttcaggctgaaaataaaaaatattctaccAACTTCCATGTGTCGCATGTGGCCATAAAGGAAGTTCAATTAGAAACAAGCTAACGGAATGAACGTACCTTCATGAACGCGACTATGTATTTTGAGATTCTGCCGTTTACGATGAGCGGCTCTTCCCAGGACAGAGCGATACTGACGCTGCTGGTTGCGTGGCCTTCAAGATTTTGCGGGGGCCCTGGTACATCAGCCTAAAATTgtggaacatttttttcaaataaaacatacaaattcgtCTCCATaacaaaattaaataatttcccTTCCGTGCGAAATGAAGGAGGCAAAGTTCCAAGCACTAAAACTCATCGCAGCCAACTGCGattcatttgaataatttcaattcCCAGAATCTAATTGAGATCGAAATTAATCGAAGTTTTAAATgattgaatgaaataattgagcGAACCTCGGAGTGGGTCGTGACTCGAAGAGTCTCGCTGGAGGCTCCAGCCCCTCGGGAATTGTGGGCTACAGCCCGGAATTGATAAGTCACGCCAGGTTGAAGACCGCGTACCACGACTTCTAGTTGCTTGTGGAGCGTGTTCACTACTCGTTCTCTGTGGTAATCAATTTGTATTTATCTCATTACTAAATGCTATCTTTTACTTATCCTGATGTTGGATatttatcgttattttataaACCGAGGACTCGAAGATAAAGGAACCCTGACAAAAGTCTCGTTACATTTTGATTCTATTAAAAGGCAAAAAacatttgatatatttttgctCTTTTGTCTTGATTATGAATCAAGGAAAAGCAGAAATACTggggaaaaaatcgataaattcgGCCACACTCATGGCATGTTGCTTCAAGTGAAGAATTTATTCACCTTTGCGATCCTTCCTGTTTGTAGTATACATAATAGGTGAGAAAGTCACCGTTCGCGTTCTCCGGTTCTTGCCAGCGTAGCGTGACGAATCTGGATGCGACGATAGCGACGCTCAGATTTTTAGGAGGCGAAGGAACGCTGCCACCTTCAAGCCCGGACTCGAAGCTGTCGGTGTCATCTAGAAAATGGGATTCCGGATCGTAAAGGGAATTGGGATCGTTAACGGGTCCGAGAAAATCCGCTGGATCGTCGGACGGACTAATCGACAACGGCGGATTCGGGGTGTACGCGGATAAAGTATGACCCAAGAGTGTGCTCGGATGTTGCCACGTGTTGTTGTACAACGGTCGCTgcgacaatatttttttcttctggaccgAACGCACCGTCGTCGATTTCGAGGATTGCGCTTTTTCTTCGCGTTTCAATTATTTCCCAGAGGCAGGTTTTTCATTCCGTATCCGTAATTTTGTACATTTTGTTAGCATGCCGCACATTTAGTAGGCAAGGAAATTAAGGGGATTCcagaaacaaaagaaagaaaaacaaacgaaaaaaaacaacattaaataaacaaataatacaacaaatcataaattaatgagaaaatcaatcaatttatttcattaatgaattgtcaaataataataacaccAACGACGAAAATGACTAACTAAACTTTTAcgtcaaaattaaaaattctttgaaCACAGCTTCGTTCTATTCAGCCTTTTTGTACTCACTCGGTTGGTTTATCGTCAGTCTCGCCGATGCCTGAACGTAACCCGCCGCGTTATATCCGATGCATTGAAAAATACCGGCATCGATCGCTAGTAGACCGTTTATCCTCAAGTTGTTGCTGGAACGTATCAATTCGATAGGaggattaagaaaaaaattgatatcttCATTCATCGAGGTTTAGTTCCGGAACAAATGGATGAAATActgtaaaaatatttctcaggAAGAGTTAAAATGTTGTAACgaaatcgaacatttttttccagtgtttttttttttatatattcagaATGTTTTTGCTCTTTGTAAAAAAGGGTGGAAAATTCTAGTTTTTTTGGACTCAAAATTTTTGGGCTGTTTTCTCTCGCTTTTCCTTACCTATTGACCAGCTGCCAATATTGGCTCAGAGTTATTCTCTCGCCGTTTTTCAGCCACGTGACTTTGGGCTCTGGTTTACCGTAAATTTCGCACTCGAATTCCAAATCTTGATTCTCGTTCGCGACTTTGTCTTCTGGTCGTTTGATGAATCTCGGAGGCACTGAGGAATCATGCAACGATCATAGAATTCGATCGGAATGGTTTATTCGTAGGCGACATTGAACAATTGACACTTTTACGCAGTTGAGACAAAACATCCAGAAAATCTAGCTTCGAAGTGTCTTCAAGTGTCGCTACAGGTAACagcaaatcaattttattgattatgACATCATATTTTACAATGTATGAACAATATTTccggaattttgaaaatccgaaCATCAATAAtcaactcgatggtagcaAATCTTCAGAGACACTTCAGAAATAAGTTGTCCATCGGTGAACAGCGTTAATCGAAATCTACTCGACcgattcatttgaaatttggcatggtACTTCCATACAAAATCGATCAGGTATCTacgagacgattttttttctctattttttgcattttttgtgACACTCGGAAGTGAAAAGACTGGTTTTCGTACAAAAAAGGAGCTTATTTGTTATTGTGAGATtaataatcatgaaaaattggaaaaaagctcTCGCAGATACCTGGTCAATTTTGTGAGGAAGTAACATATGCCAAATTTCAGAAGTATCGGTCGAGTAGATTTCGATTTACACTGTTCATCggtggacaatttttttccaaagtgcCTCTGCTACCACCATCGAGTTAATGATTGATattcgagttttaaaaattcggGAAATCTGGTTAATATGTTGTATTATGGTGTCACAAtcagtaaaataaatttgtgttATCTGTagcgtctaaaaaaattcttaaactttttttttcaccgaattgACGTTACCCCGGCCTtgaatcgatttgaaaaacgattaaatggaaaagatttgaaaagaattttcttcgttttctctAATTTATGCTCACCTTGAACATTGACTTCAGCAACGGCGTCGAGCGTATCCTCGTCGTTTTCTGCTCGGCACTGGTAAGAGCCATGGTCCTTTTCCTTTACGTCCATGATCATGAGACTCGAAGCCGCGACTTTTCGATATCTTGAGAAGagcaaaaataaattgttcaaTATTGAGTACGAGCAAAAAAGTAACCGTACAAATGGGAGTAAATCGAGGCTCTTGTCAGGATATAAATTGTTGTTTTTGATCATTTAACGAGCCACGGAAAAAGGgttgaaacgataaaaaatacagaaattttgagaaatatCTTTAGTTCACGAATCATCAATGAATTTGTGAATGAAAagggaataaaattcaaagcTCGAGTTCGAATCCTTTGACTTTAAACTCTTGAAGTATCGAGGGGTCTGGAAATTTCGTAGTTTATTAGCACATTACCGCGAATCTAGCGCTGCCAGGTCAACCGCAACTCCGTCCTTGAGCCAAGTAATGCTCGGTCTGGGATTTCCATTCGCCGCACACTCGAGAGTTATGGACGAGCCCTCGATCGCGTATTGTTCCGTGGGCTTTGCTATGAAAACCGGAGCACTCGAACCTTGGTCTGGAACCAAAGTGAaccgtggagaaaaaaaacgacgaaattttaaaatgaaattcaCTCTTTACGATTCCTTTCATACGTCAATTGAAATCTCCCCCTCGTCAACGAATTAAAGTTATCGAGTGGACGttgaaaagacaaaaaatttcgaatgcaaagtggtcgaaaaattgaataacttTACGAAGAAAAGTAATAAAGAGCCGAATTCGTCGTGGGGACAATTCagtcaataaaaaatgacgGGCTGAAACATCGTCAAATTTCGAGTCTGCCAATCCACCCACCGATGTCACTGGCCAAAAGAGCAAGTTGGGCCTTGTTGCTGAGCCTGAATTGTCCGAATCCACTGGCATTGCATCTGTAAGAACCTACGTCGTGTGATTTGACATCGTCGATTTCGAGAGCACCTGAAAAAGCCAAAAAGCGAGTAAAAATCGTAGCTCGTCGCGCAGCATTTCAGATGAATTTCCATGAACCTTGCTTCCATAAAAACCCACTGAAAACTATCTCGCTATTCGACTTTCTTTCACAGAGAAAAAGGCTTTCAATATACGCAGCAAATTTATACACCGGACTCGATAAAAACAAGTGCAGCATTCCGGGTTGAtttattcccacattttgttTACATACCGGAAGGCATTACGGTCATTCGGCTCTCGTCCAAACCCAGAGGATGTTCATCTTTGAgccaatgaattttcaacagaCTCGACGACGTCGGCAGCGCGCAATTCAGATACGCGATTTGTCCTGGGTAGACCATCGTGTCCTGGGGCTCTTTGTCGAATCCCGGCAAGCCTTAGCGCAGAAAGAAAAACTTAGTTAATCGACCGAACAAAATTGACGGCAAATTTTCCTCCCATGAGATTCGATCTCTCGATATTTTCAGAGCGACGAATGATTTTTCCTCATAGATACTTACTCGCAAGTTTAATTGTCGCTGGACGCGAAACGATCGAGCCAATGCCGTCGACCGTTGCCAGACATTGGTAACTGCCAGTGAGTTCCGGGCTTTCGGAATAAACGCTGCTTATGTACAACGAGCCATTGGCCAGCTGCGAACTGTAACAACAACAAATCATCGCTTTCAGCTCGAGACCACCACCCAAAGCTCCACTTTTCGTGAGTAATAAACCACGACGATCCCCATCTGCTCGCCTTTGGGGATCCATAACGTCGCGACGACTCCGCGACGGATCTTTTATTTGCCAATGTATTTACGGATACAATATGAATTTGCGGGGCTGCTCGGGCTGCATTTCACTcgcttttttcaacttttggtATCCACGACGATCGCTCCTCGATGGAAAACTCGTTTCCGTTATTTCTCAATCTTTCGTTCGTATCGAAACGACTTAGGATCGATCGTCGCCgttttttccaacgttttttAAAGCTCGTATTCGCGAACAATTTtgtgaatgaaaattgaattttttgaaaattcttactCGCTTTTATTATCTCGAAAGTTAGAAACGAACAAAAGTCAGCGACGATCGACAGCaaattacgaatttttctttttatcctgAAGCTGAGGACCGAGATCGAGTAACTCGGTGAAAATGAGTTCGATCGCCACGGAATTTAGTTCTGAATAAGCAGTAATTGTATCAACTGTTTACCGATAGCTGTCGCCGATGAAATTGATGGGCTGACCGTCGTCGCTTCTCCATTGAATGGTTGGCTGTCCATAAAGACTGGTTGCCTGACAATCGAGTCTGGCCGAACCACCCATTTCGACCACAACATCCTGTGGCTCGACCTTGAATTGCAAGCCCCCGGCAGCTCGGGCTGGAAAatgcaagaaaaaatgaaataaatcgattggaaggggagaaaaaaatgttgcgtgAAAAATGATTAGGTGGCGGTCCGCgggtgaatttttcatgggaaaAAATCGGGCGCCGTGAAATCTTCGTGTTCGTTGAATTTCTCGTGAAAATAATCCACGAAGAATCTCTAAAGCTTTTGTTTCCTGCGACAAAACTACGATCGCCCAGGGGAGAACGAACCCGGCACTTTCTCATTGGTGGCGAAGCATCGTAGAAGGTTTTGAGTATTTCGGAAGATGAGTGAAGAGGCACCGGCGGCCTGCACGGCTGAACGATCGTGTCGGCAACCGGAGAGAGGCTcgcgaagaaaagaaaagaaaaataaacgcgGGGAAGCGCGTGACGAGAAGAGCAAAGCAGGCTCCATTAAGCTATCAAATTTTGGCTCCTGTTTTGCCGAGTGCTCGGTTACCTCGGCGAACCGACGATGCGGGTCGAGCTCGACCTCGTCCTCGCCGCGAGCAGATCGAATAAAGGCGCTCAGAAAAAGGACGAcgagtattttttcatcgattaaaTTCGACGGAAAAAATCGCTCGAAAATCCACATTTTCTGTGTGAAAACATTCGCAAACACCGAAATTCGGCCCTGCGTGCTCACACCCGAGAAGGAACGAACGATCGACCCCGCAAAAGGCTCCGGGAAATGGTGAACCTCAAAAAACCTAGATAGCAGGTTTTTGATACCGTTCAAGACGGGAAAGGGTGTAAGGGCACTTGGCGCAATGCTCGAGCAACAATATTTAGTCTCATGCTCGAAACTTTCGTTCGGGGAGAAGAGCAggttaaaagaaaaaagtaaatgcGCGGGCGGCGTCGTAACTGCGGATTCGCGGGGAAGACGAGAGACGTGGATTGTATAGGTGAGTCGGAGGGCGTATCGAGTGTCACGAAAACACTCGAAAGTTTGAACAGGAGGGAAAAAGGTGGCGCTGGTTCTTTTGGTTGAGCTGGTAGTATCGCATTGTGCGCCGAGGAACGAGGCTCGTAGTCCAGAGCTGAAGGGAGGATTCCGGCTCCGCGGTGTGTGCATACCGGGTGCGACGTTTGTAAAACGACCGGAGGCTATTTTTCCGGAACTCAAGTAGGACAGAAGAAAAGGAACTTTTCAGACGGCAGTTACAGACTTTGGGGACGGCTGGGGAAGCGCCCTCTTCAGATCCCTCGCTGAATGTTGCGCGGAATCCAGGTCGTCGCAGAGGTCAAAGTTGCTTCGCCGTTGCACTCGTTATTCCCGGGTGAGTGAGCGAACGGGAATTCGGCGTCGAGTCGATCGCGGATGGAAGTTGATCGATTTCGCTCCGAAAGACTCGAGCGACCTGCTAAATTTTCTCCTTCAAACTTCTTAATGTCCGAGACGAAAAATAGCCACGTTGCCttaagaaattgaattttcctgcGAGCGTTTTCGACCCATGGACTTTTCCAATCCCCGAAAAAGCTCGTCATTTTCATATTCTCAATTTCTGCACCATTTTGATGTCGACGTTTCTGCAGCGATGAACGAACCCCCGAAAACCAATACTCCCAATTCCGATCGGCGTTGCTGTCCACCACGCTTCCATTTTGCGTGCCCCATCTCCGAAAAAATCGCAACCAGACGCGATTGtcacgacgctgaagcttgcaacgttcgagtccaacaaaacgaacgaaaaaaacatttgtaattcgccaatttttcatttcacgaagtatccgcgggcagcttgaaaaactacgaattgcaaattcgacaggaaacgaaattgaagaattactagaattattggagggctTTTCTAAATCGtatcgttgaactccaacgttgcaaacttcagcgtcatgcgATTGTCTCACCCGGTACATGCTGGGAGAGGAACAAAGGGACGAGCTACCCCGAGACTCACTTCATCCCGCAGGGTATACATAGACTCCCCACTTATACCCTACTTTTGTATTGTAGCATCGCGTCTACCCCACAATATTAACACAAACgttagaaagaaagaaagaaagaggaagagagagagagggagagaggtcTCGAAAGAAACAGCGGTGAGCCGTTTCACGACGCCTTTCAAGCTCGAATTCGAGCCCTTCACCCTCACTCTTTGCCCCTGGTGCTCGACATCCACGTGAATTTTCTACGGTATTATACTCGTGGCGAATGATACGTGTAATATTGGTTCTTGCTTGCGCCATATTTTCGACGCGTAACACGAGAATTGGGGGCAGTTCACGATGGCCTTTATTTATCGAGGAAAAATGGGCTGTTAAGGGGGTGCAGTGCGTTCGAGTGAAATGAACGAGGTTGCTCGCCTCTCGCATCGCTCTTGACCGACtcgcttttttcgttttaattgACAAATTATCCTCCCTGGAACGCTCATGATCAATCGTTCGATCCTCCAAAGGATTTTCCGGCTTCATTTATATTCCATTGACCCGAAGGCCCTCGATAAAACGAAGCTCCCATTTTCGCTCGCTTGCCTGATAAATATCcgggatttttgtttttccaattCCGCATTCGATATCTTCATCGTCGCCTTTgtaacagaaaatattttcatcgtcgAGACGTCGCTACCCCTCAAACGGTGACAAtgtgaaaaatggtgaatcgCGATTGAACGAAATCTCCGCATCGGGCAGCCGGCTCTCGCGCCTTCGAACGTATCGCCCGCACCAGCAACAAAATCCTTTCAATTCCTCGTTATTTATGATCGAATTTCGCAACACTCCGCAAAGCCGCGACGATTTATCGAGGCGCTTCGTCTCTCCCCGATTCTCCACGATCTCGCGTAAACCCCCGCGCTCCTCGGCACAGCGAAGGGAGctcatgaaataaaataaataacgaaaaatacgaCGGAATGTATCGCCGAAAGTGGAAAACCTTTTCAACCGTTTCGAAGCGCGCTCGATCACTCTGTCTTCCGAAAATACCGATCAAAAATCCTCCCAAACTGGGCGAAAGTCGgaaaatcatttcgaacgGATTCCCCGCAGAGGGTGGGATTCGTCTTGGAACGATACTTTGTCAAGGGCGGTACGAAAATAACGGAAAATATACACGGACAACGAAGAAATCGACGGAAATAAGTTCATTAGCGTCTCTACCTTAAAAAACCTCCGGTTGAGAAATCCGCAACAagaaaacggagaaaaataaatgcgaCGCTTGGAGTGCGCCCTCGAGGCAGCGAATTCTCCTCGAAGGGTATTTCGGAGATGTCAGTATAGAAACGTCGCTTCGAATATGTACTCTCGCGATTATAATCCCCCTTAAAGCAGTGCAAAACGCGAGCCcgagtgtgcgtgtgcgtgtgctcGTGCGAGGAACGTTAGGGCGGAAAACTGGTCGACCCTTAGAATTTATGGCCCTCGTAGTCGTTTCTCGACTCTCTCGCCATCGCCCACGCCTTCGCGAGCAGCCACATTGGTGGGGTTATGCGATGTAAGAATATATTTAAGGTGCTCCGAGCTTCTTGGTCGAATTCATCGCTCCGGTGATCACAAGCCTCGAAATACTCTCGTACATCCAGCAAATTCAATGGCACATTGAGATATCGAGTCAAAGTGAGTTTCTAGATTATTGGATTGAATTTTGAGGCAAGCGAGTGAACTGCGCAGTTTTCGGGAAACGAGGACCGGTGACTTCGATCGGCGACTTCCAGATTCTGCTGGGTACTTTCGAAATGGGAGATTTTCAGGGCAGCAAATGACGATCGGGGAACGAaggcgaatttttattttcagatcAGGCTACCTTAGGAAATATTGCAACAGAAGTTTAAgaagtttcgttcgtttctcgCACTCGCGAACTCGAAATATGTATCGTAACTTTTAGCAATTTttgcatatcaaattttgaaggatttttcttattgggtatttagataaacgcgtgtttaaatatgaagaaaaacacacggGGGAACAGGGACTATgcgcaaaaaatcgtttgtctTTCCATATGACGAATAAAcgcgcttcttacgaagtttatgaaaaacgtacacaataataatgaagtatctaatgaaggtttgggaaaaaattcgagacgatatGGTTTTgttagtaataaagatatttcaagttaaagattgaacgaaattggtaacgagcattCGTATTAATCTCACAGTTGCTTATTTcgtcattttgtttcttttcaactCGGACCATTCCTGCCACagcttctctctttttattaatacttttttattgatccatttcccttcgtGTTTTCCCTTAGCGCTCTCTGAAGCGATTTTGTACATTAAAAACTgcagtattttagccagggacgagtgaaatttggggttcagtcggcgaaggatccccgattaatgaacggcttgtaatttcattcgccaccgaaagataagttgaaaaaacgtatttacaattttgaatgaataattctgacattaatttagagtgtaatgtctttaattaggaagttaAAATCGACCGAATTTAgatacccataaaatacgatctttcgggcacgatctactttaaaaatttgtgaaatttttcaactccaatttcaataattttgttcaAAATTTTAACTAGAGAGAATATGAGaagaaattttccaattcgGTGGTTCATAAATTGCACCGCACATAGTTCGGGTACGAAAAAGCGTTCGCCAAGTTAGTGAGTTTCCTCAGAATTCGTTTTTATGAAGATTCAACGGTTATCACTGACTGCAATCCCATTAGAGCGTCAATCCAATGCACGATGAGCGTGAATAGGTAATTCTTCGAGATGCAAAGTCGACGAAGAGCCGAGAGGTCTACGCGGAGTAAGATTGAAGGCACGAACCACGGGGCGCAGCTTATCAACGAGGATTAGCTCGAGTTACGGTCCCGCGACTCCGAATTCACTTTGTCGGCAGTTGGCTGTCGTCCAGAAGTTATTCGAAACTTTTCTATAGGATAATCGATTATTGGAATGGAGCGTGAAGAGCATCGCAGGTGCTTGCGGACCGCTGACAATTGCGTCATAGACAACGTGACATTTTTGGAACGAAGTTTACTCCGCGCGAGGGATTCCTTTGAAAGAGGAAGCCCGAAGCTTCGGGCAGCGTCGGGCGGCAATGGCGGAACGTGTggaaaaccaattttcaccTCGAAaacaacgagagagagagagagttgcgGCCGATTTTGACACAAAATTTACTCGATCATTAATAGCTCGGAATGCAGAcaacgaaaatatttgaatcccCATCGAATAGTGACGAATGCCCTGCAGCGGCTCGCTTACGCAACATAAAAATAGACGGGGAAGTAGCTCGGTCTAAAGTTGAGCTCCTAAAAGTTCGATCTTCCCTGAGATCTCCGTTGTGTGCTCgagacataaaaaactttttcttacCTATAGCCGAAGGCTTTTACGCCACAAGGAACTGCGTTTTGCACTCGGGATTGCAGGCTCTTACACTTTTCTCGGTGTTTTTATCGCCGAGGAACATTCGGCTGTGCGCAATATCGCGATGGATCGAACGACGAGGCTGAGTGACATTGGCTTGCAAAAAAAGGAAAGCAACGAAAACAACGCGACGAGACCtaattaaggtattccttccacgaactcgaatattctacaaataactgattttaaacagcagtaaagtaaaagtgcatgcgaatagattggccaaatttcaggtcaggttatcgaacatttaatgaagaattaaaacttgaaaaatggtaaaatttatatacgcgAACTTATGGAGAtttcatcaccaaatttcggttgacgataaaaataaaaggttGCCGAATCCTTAAATAAGAGGCATGAACgacagaagttggaaaaatggcagaagcagaagcttttcctatgcgaccgcgacttctcagaggtcaGTAATTACTCGAAAGTTCGAGTGGCCCAATTTGTGCCAGAAAAAATCCGCTCGTGCGATATGAATACGTTAAGGGAAGCCTGAAAACTTGAAATTGTAAGaaagcgatgaaaaatgctGTCAAACGAAGAAGCCACTGAAAGGGCTAGAAAAAGGCGGAGCTTTGTGAGCAACG includes the following:
- the fra gene encoding neogenin isoform X3 is translated as MPLLSPSVPATSWPVPPMDISAGKHRLLVALFIPLLFTLFEPARAAGGLQFKVEPQDVVVEMGGSARLDCQATSLYGQPTIQWRSDDGQPINFIGDSYRSQLANGSLYISSVYSESPELTGSYQCLATVDGIGSIVSRPATIKLASLPGFDKEPQDTMVYPGQIAYLNCALPTSSSLLKIHWLKDEHPLGLDESRMTVMPSGALEIDDVKSHDVGSYRCNASGFGQFRLSNKAQLALLASDIDQGSSAPVFIAKPTEQYAIEGSSITLECAANGNPRPSITWLKDGVAVDLAALDSRYRKVAASSLMIMDVKEKDHGSYQCRAENDEDTLDAVAEVNVQVPPRFIKRPEDKVANENQDLEFECEIYGKPEPKVTWLKNGERITLSQYWQLVNSNNLRINGLLAIDAGIFQCIGYNAAGYVQASARLTINQPKKAQSSKSTTVRSVQKKKILSQRPLYNNTWQHPSTLLGHTLSAYTPNPPLSISPSDDPADFLGPVNDPNSLYDPESHFLDDTDSFESGLEGGSVPSPPKNLSVAIVASRFVTLRWQEPENANGDFLTYYVYYKQEGSQRERVVNTLHKQLEVVVRGLQPGVTYQFRAVAHNSRGAGASSETLRVTTHSEADVPGPPQNLEGHATSSVSIALSWEEPLIVNGRISKYIVAFMKSDENEKTLETTSTNFELIELVPYTDYSIWLQAVNENGPGAPSGEITVRTFSAPPSHPPHNVTLETASSTSIIIRWEPPLEGQNGIITGYKIRYRRQDRRFHTNTITTEGNQREYTLSGLEKHGDYHVRMCALNVNGTSPWTDWMSIETYENDLDESIVPHAPVIIRTKANADSISVSWNPPKEDKIKIRGYKIGWGKGFPDVFTETVDGKQRFFTINNLEPQAEYVISLSATNDQGQGSPAYANVRTIEKSAPESVTPLTPPIGIKAIVLSANTVVLYWIDMTFPKIQFVSDSRYYIVRYAPYPSINPRYKYFNASDLNCMIGDLRPNTQYEFAVKVVKGRRESPWSMVVLNQTQEAAPASAPRNLTVQSNEERPTAVVLRWLPPKQPNGQITGYIISYSTDITKRDRDWIVDGMVGNKTEYAVRGLKTSTTYYFKIQARNNRGNGPFSSTVTFKTLPNGRGLSGILIYIIVGCTIVLATGIAVVVVVVCCRRSPDSPERKKGYMKESNQKTNIKPPDLWIHHDQMELKALEKSSINGEASTSGVVSNTLPRSSGNQDYPQDNVPLNSSSLDKRTYVPSYMGNVDDKCSTLTRQHSRGSHNKPKLIALPVDGGQLHQPIATATPVVNGSMSQPTIHGSCNDVPSARANYPRTVAQYSLSRAHITLEPTPESSPDSCSMPSTYEPLQSQISYGPTSQSYTSNSPYAPGHYVSGSQSVTSSGPLVEGMGSGKRLQGHPLKSFSVPAPPPQSAPSTPAQQKHGGTQVTVRPTISGSPYKKVPGTTSQLTKNRLASVSNPSHTAEEIERLKPSYSTEELNQEMANLEGLMKDLNAITASEFEC
- the fra gene encoding neogenin isoform X2, with the translated sequence MPLLSPSVPATSWPVPPMDISAGKHRLLVALFIPLLFTLFEPARAAGGLQFKVEPQDVVVEMGGSARLDCQATSLYGQPTIQWRSDDGQPINFIGDSYRSQLANGSLYISSVYSESPELTGSYQCLATVDGIGSIVSRPATIKLASLPGFDKEPQDTMVYPGQIAYLNCALPTSSSLLKIHWLKDEHPLGLDESRMTVMPSGALEIDDVKSHDVGSYRCNASGFGQFRLSNKAQLALLASDIDQGSSAPVFIAKPTEQYAIEGSSITLECAANGNPRPSITWLKDGVAVDLAALDSRYRKVAASSLMIMDVKEKDHGSYQCRAENDEDTLDAVAEVNVQVPPRFIKRPEDKVANENQDLEFECEIYGKPEPKVTWLKNGERITLSQYWQLVNSNNLRINGLLAIDAGIFQCIGYNAAGYVQASARLTINQPKKAQSSKSTTVRSVQKKKILSQRPLYNNTWQHPSTLLGHTLSAYTPNPPLSISPSDDPADFLGPVNDPNSLYDPESHFLDDTDSFESGLEGGSVPSPPKNLSVAIVASRFVTLRWQEPENANGDFLTYYVYYKQEGSQRERVVNTLHKQLEVVVRGLQPGVTYQFRAVAHNSRGAGASSETLRVTTHSEADVPGPPQNLEGHATSSVSIALSWEEPLIVNGRISKYIVAFMKSDENEKTLETTSTNFELIELVPYTDYSIWLQAVNENGPGAPSGEITVRTFSAPPSHPPHNVTLETASSTSIIIRWEPPLEGQNGIITGYKIRYRRQDRRFHTNTITTEGNQREYTLSGLEKHGDYHVRMCALNVNGTSPWTDWMSIETYENDLDESIVPHAPVIIRTKANADSISVSWNPPKEDKIKIRGYKIGWGKGFPDVFTETVDGKQRFFTINNLEPQAEYVISLSATNDQGQGSPAYANVRTIEKSAPESVTPLTPPIGIKAIVLSANTVVLYWIDMTFPKIQFVSDSRYYIVRYAPYPSINPRYKYFNASDLNCMIGDLRPNTQYEFAVKVVKGRRESPWSMVVLNQTQEAAPASAPRNLTVQSNEERPTAVVLRWLPPKQPNGQITGYIISYSTDITKRDRDWIVDGMVGNKTEYAVRGLKTSTTYYFKIQARNNRGNGPFSSTVTFKTLPSNGMEFYDEVHARDGRGLSGILIYIIVGCTIVLATGIAVVVVVVCCRRSPDSPERKKGYMKESNQKTNIKPPDLWIHHDQMELKALEKSSINGEASTSGVVSNTLPRSSGNQDYPQDNVPLNSSSLDKRTYVPSYMGNVDDKCSTLTRQHSRGSHNKPKLIALPVDGGQLHQPIATATPVVNGSMSQPTIHGSCNDVPSARANYPRTVAQYSLSRAHITLEPTPESSPDSCSMPSTYEPLQSQISYGPTSQSYTSNSPYAPGHYVSGSQSVTSSGPLVEGMGSGKRLQGHPLKSFSVPAPPPQSAPSTPAQQKHGGTQVTVRPTISGSPYKKVPGTTSQLTKNRLASVSNPSHTAEEIERLKPSYSTEELNQEMANLEGLMKDLNAITASEFEC